The Chryseobacterium aureum genome contains a region encoding:
- a CDS encoding VOC family protein, which yields MKPQLYFFMLLLLLNVSCSQSEKPNPAKNMKSTNPVVYFEIPANDLERAEKFYSGVFNFSFGKEIIDGYEMALFPFEEKNSGITGALAKGAVYKPSKTGVIIYFKTENIDQTLEKAVQYGGSVLYPKRTDEKYGFAVAEFEDSEGNRIALHETVK from the coding sequence ATGAAACCACAGCTTTACTTTTTCATGCTTTTATTACTATTAAATGTATCTTGCAGTCAGTCAGAAAAACCTAATCCTGCAAAAAATATGAAATCTACCAATCCTGTTGTCTACTTTGAAATTCCTGCGAATGATTTGGAACGTGCTGAAAAGTTTTATTCTGGCGTTTTCAACTTTAGTTTTGGCAAAGAAATCATAGATGGCTACGAAATGGCTCTTTTTCCTTTTGAAGAAAAAAACAGTGGCATTACAGGAGCACTGGCCAAAGGAGCGGTCTACAAACCTTCTAAAACCGGGGTCATTATCTATTTTAAAACTGAAAATATTGACCAAACACTGGAAAAAGCTGTTCAATACGGAGGTTCCGTTCTTTACCCCAAAAGAACAGACGAAAAGTATGGTTTTGCTGTAGCAGAATTTGAAGACTCAGAAGGCAACAGAATTGCACTTCATGAAACGGTAAAATAG